From Microbacterium invictum, the proteins below share one genomic window:
- a CDS encoding ParA family protein: MHTIAVANQKGGVGKTTVAMQLAASLSRRFQVLMLDVDPQQSTVWWAENAGDQVPFDFAGWQRPGILNRLDKLGVDYDFVIVDTPGSLEDTRILASVLDAADYVIVPVAPEPLAVEPTLRTIHRLIEPRQVRYAVLLNKVDPRVPGQIERWHELLDVGIGLPRFAEHLRLYKAHADAPVMGQLVTNMRDNRSTTGLISDVTRLGYEVADQVTGAGAGVW; the protein is encoded by the coding sequence ATGCACACCATCGCGGTGGCCAATCAGAAGGGCGGCGTCGGCAAGACGACCGTCGCCATGCAGCTCGCGGCCTCCCTGTCCCGCCGGTTCCAAGTGCTCATGTTGGACGTCGACCCGCAGCAGTCCACGGTGTGGTGGGCCGAGAACGCCGGCGACCAGGTGCCGTTCGACTTCGCCGGCTGGCAGCGGCCCGGCATCCTGAACCGGCTCGACAAGCTCGGGGTGGACTACGACTTCGTGATCGTCGACACTCCCGGTAGCCTCGAAGACACGCGCATTCTCGCGTCGGTGCTCGACGCCGCGGACTACGTCATCGTCCCGGTGGCGCCCGAGCCACTCGCCGTGGAACCAACGCTGCGGACCATTCACCGCCTGATCGAGCCCCGGCAGGTGCGGTACGCGGTACTGCTGAACAAGGTCGACCCGCGGGTGCCTGGTCAGATCGAACGCTGGCACGAGCTGCTCGACGTCGGAATCGGGCTGCCGCGGTTCGCGGAGCACCTGCGACTGTACAAGGCACATGCCGATGCTCCGGTGATGGGCCAGCTCGTCACCAACATGCGCGACAACCGATCCACCACCGGGCTGATCTCCGATGTCACCCGGCTCGGGTACGAGGTCGCCGACCAGGTGACCGGCGCTGGCGCGGGGGTGTGGTGA
- a CDS encoding glutaredoxin family protein, with protein MSAVTVYTTGRGCPRCVWTMRRLDERGIQYLEIDLSIPTNAAAREYVTEDLGYAEAPVVVVSDQDHWSGFDRDLIDRIAPPQEEA; from the coding sequence ATGAGTGCCGTGACGGTTTACACGACCGGCCGGGGCTGTCCGCGCTGTGTGTGGACGATGCGGCGGCTCGATGAGCGCGGCATCCAGTACCTCGAGATCGACCTCTCAATCCCCACGAACGCGGCCGCCCGCGAGTACGTGACCGAAGACCTCGGCTACGCCGAAGCACCCGTTGTCGTCGTCAGCGACCAGGACCACTGGTCGGGCTTCGACCGCGATCTGATCGACCGGATCGCCCCACCACAGGAGGAGGCATGA
- a CDS encoding zeta toxin family protein has product MTTPPTTNEVFENLVVPVVFGEAGPSDEPTLTLMLGALSSGRSRATARVRAQDTPDAAVVNAADLRSFYPDSSRPTPDDIVSAAAEWLQRSLAHAREQRRSLIVEGNFRSPALVAGIARLFQDAGFRTRLVAVADRDAETQMSAISLRLEQARAGLHVDPHTDAVDLVEWMRAVGAEGTIDRTTILHRDGRVVFDDAADEPGHDDAVAAFEAARREPLGTLRSTLWLSELRHASQFARTLRDVPHDATVALIDLHEAALDEVVPELPIPVDSDARRIQEERLQASLTELRELVSAEVRKSRTPEVQEDLTGPVVPPVPDRRGPSL; this is encoded by the coding sequence GTGACTACGCCTCCGACCACGAATGAGGTGTTCGAGAACCTCGTCGTGCCCGTCGTGTTCGGCGAGGCCGGGCCGTCTGACGAGCCGACACTCACCCTGATGCTCGGCGCCCTGAGCTCTGGCCGGTCACGAGCCACGGCACGCGTTCGCGCGCAGGATACTCCGGATGCCGCTGTCGTGAACGCGGCCGACCTGCGCAGCTTCTATCCTGACTCGTCGAGGCCAACGCCGGACGACATTGTGAGCGCTGCGGCGGAGTGGCTGCAGCGGTCGCTGGCCCATGCGCGTGAGCAGCGCCGCTCACTGATCGTGGAGGGCAACTTCCGCTCCCCCGCTCTCGTCGCCGGTATCGCACGATTGTTTCAGGATGCCGGGTTCCGAACGCGTCTGGTCGCGGTGGCCGATCGCGACGCGGAGACCCAGATGTCCGCAATCTCGTTGCGCCTCGAACAGGCGCGGGCTGGTTTGCACGTTGATCCACACACCGATGCCGTCGACCTCGTCGAGTGGATGCGAGCTGTCGGCGCTGAGGGCACGATCGATCGCACGACGATCCTCCATCGCGACGGGCGGGTGGTGTTCGATGACGCCGCGGACGAGCCTGGCCACGACGATGCGGTGGCCGCGTTCGAGGCAGCACGGCGCGAGCCGTTGGGGACGCTGCGGTCGACTCTCTGGCTGAGCGAACTCCGTCATGCGTCCCAGTTCGCCAGGACCCTACGTGATGTACCTCACGATGCCACCGTCGCGCTCATCGATCTCCATGAGGCGGCTCTGGACGAGGTCGTGCCCGAATTGCCGATCCCTGTCGATTCGGATGCCCGGCGTATCCAGGAGGAGCGCCTGCAGGCTTCGCTCACCGAACTCCGGGAGTTGGTGAGTGCCGAAGTTCGGAAGTCCCGCACTCCCGAAGTCCAGGAGGACCTGACTGGCCCGGTCGTGCCTCCGGTGCCAGATCGAAGAGGTCCCAGCCTGTAG